From the Acidilutibacter cellobiosedens genome, one window contains:
- a CDS encoding cytidyltransferase: protein MYEEVYNSMFNIINQQSDIDGKDELLEYIKADSFKRSLNRSLANFSVDPSSLLDLFWDYIKDHFSFNKEECLKYIYYWILYKSFPQKINIDFNHSYDNLVSTYLYILREFCKYEISYNKKSFLHKYPVSFLTKEEEENIKNPEYFHFKEIFFKNWIYELMKLDQCITGHNTIEHIAGVNNLSLYLSRQLKNLEIPLDLGIIAGASIGHDIGKYGLKEGEEKRVAYLHYYYTDEWFKHFSINTIGHIATNHSTWDLELENLPIESLILIYSDFRVKSKNTDGVNHIHIYTLDEAFDVILNKLDNVDEKKEKRYRKVYSKLKDFENFMKSLGVNTETVKKNFKKPELKLFSLMQEKEIVENLKYFSIEHNIFLMNKLMNNQSFNNILESARSEYNWQKLSTYLQIFYEYSTYLTQEQKIKTLYFLYDLLLHKEEAIRKEAAQLIGILIGSYDEEYRKETPKSVNNDTFELKSSDILNNAIKLILFPEHKIQDFQEEWLYNIKNVINSLFLHCHKSKYESYADVLISYYNNYLILSETQQFYLLQTVEYIPFESLNRTELSQISKYIIEQIKSPNFEIRLQAWDSIKDLSPYLKNDNKFIPALKEYMEENYAPSSSIAEDFLRVKIADKLALRDNIINTYKNSYARHKDIMSDIFFNNLKTATSWINKKINIDILYEELMKSSDPNGLHTAMHFCNLLKVSAVERVRNYAGETLIKIFNFLTLDQRNDIVIELSRALEMQSYQFTKYIPEYLGRIILYLRPIELDELIDDMEIEIKKSNVQIAILLLKTVGVAIENYKSYGNNFKEETKVNRKRLKRLLGILLMEMANFNPEISTYAFRVLGTDIFGSSKLTLNEKHDIFLLVSKKILTLLTKREENEFLFLNNSASLNYIYRFISDYEFNYGEIDLKRKKNIAFFPGTFDPFTLSHKEIAMEIRDMGFEVYLAVDEFSWSKRTQPHSFRINIMRMSIAQELDIYLFPSEIPIGLNNSKDLNKLKNLFPDSDVYIVIGSDVILNASSYKNNSPIHKFPHIIFNRETYISEENQSSILEEKIKKIKGHVVRLSLPPQYEDISSTKIRESIDKNRDISKLIDSVAEQYIFKLGLYVKEPQYKTLVQQKTFEVKVYESLGESLIEDIIRSIGKNIDITFLENIKNKSETRVLVIKDSENKNVLAFSLYHWLKSSMIFDEFQNSNLTEEIRKNAKGRIVVLDGIYAKNNSKVLIETILNETLAFLVSDDYNYCIYKNNTQWQKMVENILPLLGFAKSVRSYNGKPIFMVDMNNPSTLDLDIEDSLKEIFRENKDINKVIEEKRNELKKAIVNLYPGELLLSFSKDMIYSKLIQQICDTNKVSSASQQSRQSGPCICAPFGSILNGCILPNTITKTIHTEKIFDSDIKNFSISAFPNYLSLENQIKVLRSFNKPLILVDDLLHKGYRIKVLEPLVRGSNIKIEKIIVGILSGRGKEIADMRNLNVSCAYFIPNLKLWFNESAQYPFLGGDMVQIKNRLDKNLIPSINLILPYVSPNFIKNTSKDNIYNLSEVCLKNTYEILEKVEEVYQDINKKNLTLKRLKEVIQTPRCPDIGINMDYDMNLSPSVYVKRDLEHLNRLKNIFKR from the coding sequence ATGTATGAGGAAGTTTATAATTCCATGTTCAACATAATAAACCAACAATCTGATATTGATGGAAAAGATGAATTATTGGAATATATTAAAGCCGATTCTTTTAAGAGAAGCTTAAATCGTTCCTTAGCTAATTTTTCCGTTGATCCTTCATCTTTATTGGACCTATTTTGGGATTATATCAAAGATCACTTTTCCTTTAATAAGGAGGAATGTCTTAAATACATATATTATTGGATCTTATATAAGTCATTTCCTCAAAAAATAAATATTGATTTTAATCACTCTTATGATAATTTGGTTTCTACTTATCTTTATATCTTAAGGGAATTCTGTAAATATGAGATATCTTACAATAAAAAAAGTTTTCTTCACAAATATCCTGTTTCTTTTTTGACCAAAGAGGAAGAGGAAAATATTAAAAATCCTGAATATTTTCACTTTAAGGAAATATTTTTTAAAAATTGGATTTATGAATTAATGAAATTAGACCAGTGCATTACCGGACATAACACTATAGAACATATTGCCGGTGTAAATAATTTAAGTTTATATTTATCAAGACAGTTAAAAAATCTTGAGATACCTTTAGATCTTGGAATAATAGCGGGAGCAAGTATAGGCCATGATATAGGAAAATACGGACTGAAAGAAGGAGAAGAAAAAAGGGTAGCTTACCTTCATTATTACTATACGGATGAATGGTTCAAACATTTTTCCATAAATACTATAGGTCATATAGCAACAAATCATTCTACCTGGGATTTGGAATTAGAAAATCTCCCCATAGAATCTTTGATACTCATATATTCCGATTTCAGGGTAAAAAGCAAAAATACAGATGGAGTTAATCATATACATATATACACTTTAGACGAAGCCTTTGATGTGATTTTAAATAAATTGGATAATGTCGATGAAAAAAAAGAGAAAAGATACAGGAAAGTTTATTCGAAACTTAAGGATTTTGAAAACTTCATGAAAAGTCTGGGAGTTAATACCGAGACGGTTAAGAAGAACTTTAAAAAGCCTGAACTTAAATTGTTTTCGTTGATGCAGGAAAAAGAAATCGTAGAAAATTTAAAATATTTTTCTATTGAGCATAATATTTTCTTAATGAATAAACTTATGAATAATCAATCCTTTAACAATATCCTTGAATCTGCCAGAAGCGAATACAACTGGCAAAAACTCAGTACTTATTTGCAGATTTTCTACGAATATTCCACTTATCTGACTCAGGAACAAAAGATTAAGACTCTCTATTTCTTATATGATTTACTTCTTCATAAGGAAGAAGCCATAAGAAAAGAAGCTGCTCAGCTCATAGGAATTTTAATCGGCTCCTATGACGAAGAATATCGAAAAGAAACTCCCAAATCTGTAAATAATGATACTTTTGAGCTTAAAAGTTCAGATATATTAAACAATGCTATAAAATTAATATTATTTCCGGAACATAAAATTCAGGATTTTCAGGAAGAATGGCTTTATAATATTAAGAATGTTATAAATTCGTTATTTTTGCATTGTCATAAAAGTAAGTATGAATCCTATGCGGATGTATTGATATCATATTATAATAACTATTTGATTTTATCGGAGACTCAGCAATTTTATCTTCTTCAAACCGTAGAATATATTCCATTTGAAAGTTTAAACAGAACCGAGCTTTCACAAATTTCTAAATATATAATCGAGCAAATAAAATCTCCAAATTTCGAGATAAGACTTCAGGCTTGGGATTCTATCAAAGATTTATCTCCTTATTTGAAAAATGATAATAAATTTATACCGGCTTTAAAAGAATATATGGAAGAAAACTATGCGCCCTCTTCCTCTATAGCCGAAGATTTTTTGAGAGTAAAAATAGCTGATAAGTTAGCATTAAGAGATAATATCATCAACACTTATAAAAATTCCTACGCTCGCCATAAGGATATCATGTCGGATATATTTTTCAACAATTTAAAAACCGCTACTTCTTGGATAAATAAAAAAATAAACATTGATATTCTATATGAAGAATTGATGAAATCATCTGATCCTAACGGCCTCCATACTGCCATGCATTTTTGCAATCTTCTTAAAGTAAGCGCTGTTGAAAGGGTAAGAAATTATGCGGGAGAAACCCTGATCAAAATTTTTAACTTTCTCACTCTCGACCAACGAAATGATATAGTTATTGAATTATCCAGAGCTCTCGAAATGCAAAGCTATCAATTCACAAAATATATACCGGAATATTTAGGCCGAATAATTTTATACTTAAGACCAATAGAATTAGACGAACTTATTGATGATATGGAAATAGAAATAAAGAAGTCCAACGTTCAAATCGCTATTTTATTGTTAAAGACCGTAGGAGTTGCAATTGAAAATTATAAAAGTTACGGGAATAATTTTAAAGAGGAAACAAAAGTAAACAGAAAAAGATTGAAAAGGCTCCTGGGAATATTATTAATGGAAATGGCTAATTTTAATCCTGAAATAAGTACTTATGCTTTCAGAGTCCTGGGAACGGATATCTTCGGTTCTTCAAAGTTAACTTTAAATGAAAAACACGATATATTTCTGTTAGTATCCAAAAAAATCCTTACTCTTTTAACAAAGAGAGAAGAAAACGAGTTCCTATTCTTGAACAATTCCGCTTCCTTAAATTATATATACAGGTTTATATCGGATTATGAATTTAATTATGGTGAAATAGACCTGAAAAGGAAGAAAAATATTGCATTTTTTCCCGGTACCTTTGATCCCTTCACCCTCAGTCATAAGGAAATTGCCATGGAAATCAGAGATATGGGCTTTGAAGTTTATCTGGCTGTAGATGAATTTTCTTGGTCAAAGAGAACTCAGCCTCACTCTTTCAGAATAAATATAATGCGAATGTCTATTGCTCAAGAATTGGATATTTATTTATTTCCATCAGAAATTCCCATAGGTCTCAATAATAGTAAGGACTTAAATAAGCTTAAAAATTTGTTTCCCGATTCTGATGTCTATATAGTTATTGGTTCAGACGTTATACTTAATGCTTCATCTTATAAAAACAACAGCCCGATACACAAATTTCCCCATATAATATTCAACAGGGAGACTTATATCTCTGAGGAAAATCAAAGTTCAATATTGGAAGAAAAAATAAAAAAGATTAAGGGGCATGTTGTAAGGCTTTCTCTTCCTCCTCAATACGAAGACATAAGCTCTACCAAGATAAGGGAAAGTATTGACAAAAACAGGGATATTTCAAAATTAATAGATTCCGTGGCAGAACAATATATATTTAAATTAGGCCTTTATGTAAAAGAACCTCAATACAAGACATTAGTGCAGCAGAAAACCTTTGAAGTGAAAGTATATGAATCCTTGGGTGAATCCCTTATTGAAGATATAATTCGTTCTATTGGGAAAAATATTGATATCACATTCTTGGAAAATATAAAAAATAAATCTGAAACAAGAGTTCTTGTTATAAAAGATTCGGAAAACAAAAATGTTTTAGCTTTTTCTTTGTATCACTGGTTAAAAAGCAGTATGATATTCGATGAATTTCAGAACAGCAATTTAACTGAAGAAATAAGAAAAAACGCCAAGGGCAGAATTGTCGTATTAGATGGAATATACGCTAAAAACAATAGTAAAGTCCTCATAGAAACTATCCTTAACGAAACTTTAGCTTTTCTCGTTTCAGATGATTATAACTACTGTATATATAAGAATAATACTCAATGGCAGAAAATGGTTGAAAATATTCTTCCTCTTTTGGGTTTTGCAAAATCCGTTCGTTCCTATAACGGGAAACCTATATTTATGGTAGACATGAATAATCCCTCAACATTAGATTTAGACATAGAGGACTCTTTAAAGGAAATCTTCAGGGAAAACAAAGACATAAACAAAGTCATAGAAGAAAAAAGAAATGAATTAAAAAAAGCAATTGTAAATTTATATCCCGGGGAACTGCTTCTTTCTTTCAGTAAGGATATGATATACAGTAAGTTAATACAACAAATATGTGATACAAATAAAGTTTCTTCGGCATCCCAACAGTCCAGGCAATCAGGTCCCTGTATATGCGCACCTTTTGGTTCTATTCTTAACGGATGTATTTTACCAAATACTATAACAAAAACTATCCATACTGAAAAAATATTTGACTCTGATATAAAAAATTTTTCTATAAGTGCTTTTCCTAACTATTTAAGTCTGGAAAATCAAATAAAAGTACTCCGTTCTTTTAACAAACCTTTAATTCTTGTAGATGACCTACTCCATAAGGGATATCGAATCAAGGTGCTGGAACCATTAGTCAGAGGTTCAAATATTAAGATTGAAAAAATCATTGTAGGTATATTATCCGGAAGAGGAAAAGAAATAGCGGATATGAGAAATCTAAATGTAAGTTGCGCTTATTTTATCCCGAATCTTAAGCTGTGGTTTAATGAAAGTGCTCAATATCCTTTCTTAGGAGGAGATATGGTTCAAATAAAA